A genomic window from Montipora capricornis isolate CH-2021 chromosome 8, ASM3666992v2, whole genome shotgun sequence includes:
- the LOC138059661 gene encoding uncharacterized protein: MAAFLSICECGADISNYEHKFCTSCGRELLCDEKSIITFYFSRGFEYKSILHMLSKQHGIKMSERTLKNRLKEFGLRRKLALYDEIEVRRHIEQEMEGPGCMAGHRSMWHTLSMKGIQVPRRVVEEIMRELDPEGCETRRRRRLRRRKYRAPGPNHCWHVDGYDKLKPYGFPIHGCIDGWSRKIMWLRVVRSNNLPETAASNFVDCVDDYGGCPVKLRTDCGTENVLMAAMQCEFRQDVDAHIYGPSPANQRIEGWWSFYRRNRSTWWINYFQDMIENGKFNLGSELEKECIWFSFSGIIQKDLDFVKEHWNTHRIRDSRHDTVPGRPDELFSLPEDHGGVDGLILPISSVQIDHFRENFLLVEEETNVYQDYFNYVLSNSDLREPKDWKEAENLYLDLLSVARR, from the coding sequence ATGGCGGCTTTCTTGAGCATTTGTGAGTGTGGAGCCGATATTAGCAATTATGAGCACAAATTTTGTACCAGTTGCGGGCGAGAGCTTCTGTGTGATGAGAAGTCCATAATAACTTTCTATTTCTCAAGAGGATTTGAGTACAAGAGTATACTACACATGCTTTCTAAGCAGCACGGCATCAAGATGTCAGAGCGAACTCTCAAGAATCGGCTGAAGGAATTTGGCCTTCGTAGAAAACTGGCTTTGTACGACGAGATAGAGGTGCGAAGACATATAGAACAAGAAATGGAAGGTCCTGGGTGTATGGCAGGACATCGCTCAATGTGGCATACACTATCGATGAAAGGTATTCAAGTACCAAGGAGGGTTGTAGAAGAGATTATGAGGGAACTTGACCCTGAAGGATGCGAAACCAGGAGAAGACGGCGTCTAAGACGAAGGAAATATAGAGCGCCAGGTCCCAACCATTGTTGGCACGTGGACGGTTACGACAAACTCAAACCATATGGTTTCCCAATACATGGATGCATTGATGGGTGGAGCAGAAAGATCATGTGGCTTCGGGTGGTTAGGTCAAACAACCTTCCGGAGACAGCAGCATCAAATTTTGTTGATTGCGTCGACGATTATGGTGGTTGTCCAGTGAAATTAAGAACCGACTGTGGCACTGAGAATGTCTTAATGGCTGCTATGCAGTGCGAATTTAGACAGGATGTAGATGCCCATATTTACGGCCCATCTCCTGCCAATCAGAGGATAGAAGGATGGTGGTCTTTCTATCGCCGAAACCGGTCTACATGGTGGATAAACTATTTCCAAGATATGATTGAAAATGGGAAATTCAACCTGGGCAGTGAGCTCGAAAAAGAGTGCATTTGGTTCTCGTTTTCGGGAATCATCCAAAAAGATCTTGATTTTGTAAAAGAACATTGGAACACGCACCGCATAAGAGATTCACGGCATGACACAGTTCCTGGCAGACCCGATGAATTGTTTTCCCTGCCAGAGGACCACGGTGGAGTTGACGGATTGATTCTACCCATCTCAAGTGTACAGATTGATCATTTCAGGGAGAACTTTTTGCTGGTGGAGGAGGAAACAAATGTATACCAAGACTACTTCAATTATGTGTTGTCTAACAGTGACTTACGGGAACCAAAAGACTGGAAAGAGGCCGAAAATTTATATCTCGACCTGTTGTCAGTGGCAAGAAGGTAG
- the LOC138059664 gene encoding uncharacterized protein, with protein MAAFCGKCGCMLLKSYFFCPKCGDKISQVGTTSSVSSRTATSASTSTSSASFSATISNFETFRERKETERRSFSVRKKSCSKKQRIQDSEVCITVGLMKNRKTVKRGERLPVKLSTSATAIDILEAAKKKHAAYNKRFRAGEYRLVYKDGSDVDVIPGTDEPFSLRRYKEESGFGYARINLFLLPASTIFDELQESLQETDSDLGDDLDGLEPDADHQELLQPVEWLQPSCTSGHTYNADANAWSRETEGKIECPTCFKQFPIDEVSLHADECADAFWERVGDEKEITLQNNVEDGLSQKDLKSEILQLRLRHLKEKEEAVRVTVRRKNIWDDFKRSRERYYTPDRILKVTFSGEPSVDSGGPKREFFAEVLSYVETRLFVEGIPSKSTISLNRGDFKLAGEVMAMSIVQHGQAPNFLAPEIYAYFSGNLQIQDITSPSHREFCEKIQRATNEELPDILQAEDAYPFLEEVGYHGVPARETKESIENVVRSICINLQVGKVLPQLVQLHEGLSTCGVLGAVQKSPKLWESAFVSGAGYSVTANNLIEEIQPEFSVSQMKKEKEADCYHYLCEFIHSLEAKSIEELGVADFLKWLTGSRNYPPLGFPKKIRCQFLHGCPGSCKCRPTTSTCDLVFTLPVHLNTEEEMGLLMTSALTDSFGFTLL; from the exons ATGGCGGCCTTCTGTGGAAAGTGTGGCTGTATGCTTCTAAAATCGTATTTTTTTTGCCCAAAGTGTGGAGATAAAATCTCGCAAGTTGGAACTACTAGTAGTGTTAGTAGTAGAACGGCGACTAGTGCAAGCACTAGCACAAGCTCTGCATCTTTTTCCGCGACCATTTCCAATTTCGAAACATTCAGAGAGCGAAAGGAAACGGAGAGGCGTTCGTTCAGTGTCAGAAAGAAGTCCTGTTCCAAGAAGCAAAGAATTCAAGATTCAGAAGTGTGCATCACCGTGGGGCTAATGAAAAACAGGAAAACTGTCAAGCGAGGGGAACGACTTCCCGTAAAGTTGTCGACCTCCGCAACTGCGATAGACATACTAGAAGCTGCCAAGAAGAAACACGCAGCATACAATAAGAGATTTCGTGCAGGGGAATACCGTTTGGTTTACAAGGATGGTTCTGATGTTGATGTCATTCCTGGAACTGACGAGCCATTCAGTTTACGGCGCTACAAGGAAGAATCGGGCTTTGGATATGCACGTATCAACTTATTTCTGCTGCCAGCCAGCACCATTTTTGATGAGTTGCAGGAATCTTTGCAAGAGACCGACTCTGATCTAGGTGACGATCTAGACGGGTTAGAACCCGACGCAGACCATCAAGAGTTGCTACAACCAGTGGAATGGCTGCAGCCGAGTTGTACCTCTGGACACACGTACAACGCTGATGCTAATGCTTGGTCCAGAGAGACAGAAGGGAAAATAGAGTGCCCGACTTGTTTCAAACAGTTCCCAATTGACGAAGTCAGCCTGCATGCTGATGAATGCGCTGATGCATTCTGGGAGAGAGTTGGTGATGAAAAGGAAATTACCCTGCAAAATAACGTTGAAGATGGGTTGTCACAGAAAGATCTGAAGAGTGAAATTTTACAGCTCAGACTGAGGCATCTTAAGGAAAAAGAGGAGGCTGTTCGTGTCACTGTCCGGAGAAAGAACATTTGGGATGATTTCAAGCGTTCACGTGAACGCTATTACACCCCGGACAGAATTCTGAAGGTGACGTTCTCTGGGGAGCCATCAGTGGACAGTGGAGGCCCAAAACGGGAGTTTTTTGCag AAGTTTTAAGCTATGTTGAGACAAGACTGTTTGTGGAAGGGATTCcatcaaaatcaaccatttCTCTCAACCGTGGAGATTTTAAACTGGCCGGGGAAGTGATGGCAATGTCCATTGTGCAGCATGGACAAGCACCAAACTTTTTGGCACCTGAGATCTATGCATATTTCAGTGGAAATCTTCAAATACAAGACATAACATCTCCAAGCCACAGGGAGTTTTGTGAAAAG ATTCAAAGAGCAACAAATGAAGAGCTCCCAGACATATTGCAAGCAGAAGATGCTTATCCTTTTCTTGAAGAGGTCGGTTATCATGGGGTGCCGGCAAGGGAGACTAAAGAATCAATTGAAAATGTTGTGAG ATCAATCTGCATAAATTTGCAAGTGGGCAAGGTTCTCCCACAGTTGGTGCAATTACATGAAGGTTTGTCCACATGTGGTGTCCTTGGTGCAGTGCAAAAATCACCTAAATTGTGGGAATCAGCATTTGTTTCTGGTGCTGGTTATAGTGTTACAGCCAACAACTTGATAGAGGAAATACAACCTGAATTTAGTGTTAGCcagatgaagaaagaaaaagaagcagaCTGTTACCACTATTTGTGTGAATTTATTCACAGCCTTGAAGCAAAGT CCATAGAAGAGCTTGGTGTGGCCGATTTCCTGAAATGGCTGACTGGCTCTCGCAACTATCCTCCCCTTGGGTTTCCCAAAAAAATCAGGTGCCAGTTCCTTCACGGATGCCCGGGTAGTTGTAAATGCAGGCCAACAACCTCCACTTGTGACTTAGTGTTTACACTACCTGTGCATCTCAACACAGAAGAAGAGATGGGATTGCTCATGACATCTGCACTGACAGATAGCTTTGGCTTTACGTTGCTGTAA